In a single window of the Elaeis guineensis isolate ETL-2024a chromosome 6, EG11, whole genome shotgun sequence genome:
- the LOC105047495 gene encoding uncharacterized protein, with product MQCDTMTESEARGGAEQPPHPPWPTTPATRAPLPTPEAASAVVVTASSAETEACGEDASVGAGKVMVVERRPAEGNGEAGACVVIEVGRSGGGADDDGDWEAEKVCRICHLSPDRAEDVAELIQLGCGCKGELEIAHRHCAEAWFKVKGNRYCEICGAIAKNITGEEDSRFMEEWHDRRVLSSSRDSSGRGGCWRRQPFCNFLMACLVIAFILPWFFRVNMF from the exons ATGCAGTGTGATACGATGACGGAGAGTGAGGCACGCGGCGGAGCGGAGCAGCCACCTCATCCTCCGTGGCCGACGACGCCGGCGACACGTGCGCCACTGCCTACGCCCGAGGCCGCCAGCGCCGTTGTCGTGACAGCGAGCTCCGCTGAGACCGAGGCTTGTGGAGAGGACGCATCGGTGGGAGCGGGGAAGGTGATGGTGGTGGAGCGTCGGCCGGCGGAGGGGAACGGGGAGGCGGGCGCGTGTGTCGTCATTGAAGTTGGGCGCAGCGGCGGAGGCGCGGACGACGACGGGGATTGGGAAGCGGAAAAGGTGTGTAGGATCTGCCATTTGAGTCCGGATCGGGCGGAGGATGTCGCGGAGCTGATCCAGCTTGGGTGCGGGTGCAAGGGTGAGCTCGAGATCGCTCACCGGCACTGCGCCGAGGCGTGGTTTAAGGTTAAGGGTAACAG GTACTGTGAAATCTGTGGTGCAATTGCTAAAAACATCACCGGCGAGGAAGACAGCAGATTCATGGAGGAGTGGCATGACAGGAGGGTGTTGAGCAGCAGCAGAGACTCCTCTGGGAGGGGTGGTTGTTGGAGGCGTCAACCCTTCTGTAATTTCTTAATGGCTTGCCTAGTAATAGCATTCATACTTCCATGGTTTTTCCGTGTAAATATGTTCTGA
- the LOC105047496 gene encoding enoyl-CoA delta isomerase 2, peroxisomal yields the protein MCSLDKRGRVFVLTLTGDGEHRLGHDLIAAIRSTLARVRVESAAIRGAALVTAAEGRFFSNGFDLAWANSAGSPSAARERLGSLVALFRPIVADMMSLPMPTIAAVTGHAAAAGFMLAICHDYVAMRGDRGFLYMSELDIGLPFPPYFMALMRAKIGDPRALRDVVLRAAKIPATEAKEKGLVDWVHGNAAETMEAAVRMGEELAARKWNGSVYASIRMGTFQKLCSAVGLTEEGDEEKMKIVAPKL from the coding sequence ATGTGCTCCCTCGACAAGCGCGGCCGCGTCTTTGTCCTTACCCTCACCGGCGACGGCGAGCATCGCCTCGGCCACGATCTCATCGCCGCCATCCGATCCACCCTCGCCCGGGTCCGCGTCGAGTCGGCCGCCATCCGCGGTGCCGCCCTCGTCACCGCCGCCGAGGGCCGTTTCTTCTCCAACGGTTTCGACCTCGCCTGGGCCAACTCTGCCGGATCCCCTTCCGCCGCCCGCGAGCGGCTCGGCTCCCTCGTTGCCCTCTTCAGACCGATCGTGGCGGACATGATGTCCCTCCCGATGCCGACGATCGCCGCCGTGACCGGTCACGCCGCCGCCGCGGGGTTTATGCTGGCGATCTGCCATGACTACGTCGCGATGAGGGGCGATCGTGGGTTTTTATATATGAGCGAGCTCGACATCGGCCTGCCGTTCCCCCCTTACTTCATGGCGCTGATGCGGGCCAAGATCGGGGATCCGAGGGCGCTGCGGGATGTGGTGCTGCGGGCGGCGAAGATTCCGGCGACGGAGGCGAAGGAGAAGGGACTCGTCGATTGGGTGCACGGCAACGCCGCCGAGACGATGGAGGCGGCGGTGAGGATGGGGGAGGAGCTGGCGGCGAGGAAATGGAACGGAAGTGTTTACGCGTCGATCCGGATGGGGACGTTCCAGAAGCTCTGTAGCGCGGTGGGGCTCACGGAGGAGGGCGACGAGGAAAAGATGAAGATCGTCGCCCCGAAGCTCTGA
- the LOC105047493 gene encoding pathogen-related protein, whose protein sequence is MDMEEASKEKAVGDKYRSYLGGEGDDTHWRHGSPPTYDLVNKLFEEGRTKIWPKGSLEETVQNAIKTWEMELSHKTRLEDLKTINPDKFKFAVNGRQALSGEETLKLGTYNALLQSSLPEDLQYYKAGSETFESSHELFRTTFPRGFAWEVMEVYSGPPVIAFKYRHWGYMEGPYKGHAPTGGKVEFYGTAILKVDEQLRAEEVEIYYDPAELFGGLLKGPLLATSGEITAADSSTGGTTATSRACPFFKGGE, encoded by the exons ATGGATATGGAGGAAGCTTCAAAGGAGAAAGCAGTGGGGGACAAGTACAGGTCTTATTTAGGGGGCGAAGGAGATGACACCCACTGGAGACATGGATCTCCTCCAACCTATGATCTCGTCAACAAGCTCTTCGAAGAAGGAAGGACAAAG ATATGGCCAAAAGGATCACTGGAAGAGACGGTGCAGAACGCCATCAAAACGTGGGAGATGGAGTTGTCTCATAAGACCCGGTTGGAAGACCTCAAGACCATCAACCCAGATAAATTCAAGTTCGCAGTGAATGGAAGGCAGGCGTTATCGGGGGAGGAGACGCTGAAGCTGGGGACTTACAACGCACTGCTGCAGAGTTCCCTGCCGGAAGATTTGCAGTACTACAAGGCTGGTTCGGAGACCTTCGAGTCGTCGCACGAGTTGTTCCGGACGACGTTCCCTCGTGGGTTCGCGTGGGAGGTGATGGAAGTGTACTCGGGCCCTCCGGTGATCGCGTTCAAGTACAGGCACTGGGGGTACATGGAGGGGCCCTACAAAGGTCATGCACCAACTGGGGGAAAGGTGGAGTTCTATGGAACGGCTATCCTCAAG GTAGATGAGCAATTGAGGGCAGAAGAGGTGGAGATCTACTATGATCCAGCAGAATTGTTCGGAGGTCTTCTCAAGGGTCCGTTGCTCGCCACCTCTGGTGAGATTACTGCTGCTGATTCTTCCACCGGCGGCACAACTGCAACCTCTCGAGCGTGCCCTTTTTTCAAGGGGGGGGAATAA